TGTCACAACAAGGTTCAATTAACAGCTACGTGTGGTATGGAGGCGACAGAGTCGATATTGAGGCTCTATTAGCAGGCGACGGAAAAGAGAGGGTGGATGTCATTGTGACTTCATACGGAACCCTTTCAAGTGAATATCagaagtggatgaggatcAAGGACAAGCCCAGCTATGAAGGTGGGAGCCTATATGATCGTAAATTGGCTTGTATGCGTCTTTATTTATGCCTATTGCTGATCAGTTCAAAGATGAATTTCTCCGCATTGTTCTTGATGAGGCTCATATCATCAGGAATCGTTTAGCCGTGGTTTCAAAAGCTTGTTATGAGCTCAAAGGCCAAAGGCGTTGGGCTTTGACCGGTACCCCTATTGTGAATCGTCTGGAGGATTTGTATTCGTTATTGTGGGCCATTTCTCCCCGACCTAAGAAGTATATAACTAATGCACATCAGGCATTTCCTACGCGTTACGCCTTGGGGTGATTATTCGTTCTTTCGAAGGTGAGTACAATCAGTTCCATCACCGAAGACAATTAGTAATATCACAACAGCTTTGTCACTGTCCCCTTTTTGAATCAAGATCATAAAGCTCTCAACGTCGTCCAATACATCCTGGAATCATGCCTCTTGCGCCGAGAAAAGACCATGCGGGATAAGGACGGGCGCCTCATCGTCGATCTTCCCCCAAAGACTGTATGTTGACATTTTCTCATGTTGGAAATTTAGTCTCATCCCTGTCAGGTGGAAATCAAGGTATTACAGTTCTCCAGGGCCGAAAGACAGATATACAAGTTCCTTGAGGAGAGGGCAAAGAAACGATTTATTGAGCTGGACGCAGATGGAAGAGCCATGTCAAATTACACTTCCATCTTGGCCATGCTTATGAAGTGAGCTCAAAATCGTAGCTGAGAGATGTAACGCGCTTATGGAATTCACATTTTAGACTCCGCCAATGTGTCGATCACCcacttcttgttcttggaAAATCaggagaagacggagaaCTAGGCGAGAAGATTTTGGAGTCCGGTGCAGGTAATGACGAAGGCAATCTCCGTGAAATGATCGCCATGTATGCTGGAGGCGTTAGAGCAGAGACTCCAGAAGACGTAGACAAAGCTTATGCGGCTAAAGTCCTGAAGGAAATAGGGGAACAAGAGGATACGCCGATCTGCGAACTTTGTTCAAATGAAATGTTTGATGAGGTTTTGTTACCTTGTTACCACAGAAGGTATGCCTTTCTCTTTGTAGCCTTCGATGCCGCGGGCTGACAGACGACGAAGTTGCCAGGATTGTATAGTGGAATGGATAAGTACATGTGAAGATCAGAACAAATTAGCCTGTTGCCCATCTTGTGGCAAAGGTCCAATCAAACTCGCCGACCTTCGTTCCGTCCAGCGTCGTCACAAGCGTGTCAATCCTATCACTGGCGCTTACCCTGCTGGGCGCGATCAAAACTCAAAGTCGAGCAATGAGACGACAGTTACCTTGGGTAAAGTAGACTTAGTCACAAGCACAAAGCTTAGAGCGTTGTTGAGACAGTTGGAAGAAATAAGGCAAGAGGATCCAAAGGCGAAGGTCCTGATCTTTTCGCAGTTTACGTCTTTCCTAGGTGGGGAACTTACCGTGTGGCCTCACCGGTAGTCGCTAATTGCTCGTAGATTTGATCGAAACAACACTTACCAAACAAGGTATACGACAGCTGTAAGCTGGCTTAGAATACACCTTTAAGATGAGGCTAATGATCAATCATAGTCGGTTTGACGGTACTATGAGTCAAGCGCAACGCGCAAACACCATTGAAGAGTTCGGCCAGAAAACAGATGAGCCACTGATTTTGCTTATATCTCTCAAGGCTGGCGGCGTTGGTCTCAATTTGACGATGGCTAACTGTGAGTATAAAGGAAGTCAAAAGATGATTCGAATGAGGCACACTGAACGTGATGCACAGATGTATTTCTGATGGACACTTGGTGGAATGAAGCCATCGAACAACAGGCGATCGACCGTGTCCATCGACTGGGGCAGAACAAGCCAGTTTACGTCACAAGATATATCATCAAAGGCACCGTTGAAAAGCGGATTATGAAGATTCGTAAGTAAAACCGGGGAGCATCCAAACATCACCTTTGGCTTACTTTTGATCGTACGTCTCCAGAACGTTCGAAAACTGCTTTGATAAATGCTTCCTTGTCGAAGAGCGCTAAGACCAAGGAAACAACATTAGCGGATATCAAGAAGATCTTCGGgatggacgaagaagacagcgaggaagaggtttACTGAACCAATGCCCCCCTATAACGGGAGCGAAGCAGTCTTGGCGCCGTTGTCATAATTCTGATTATATACATAGGGTCATATTCTTAGGGTGATTTGATGCAACCTTGTAACCAAAGCTAACAAAGCTACATTCTCCGACCCAGCATTGTAGGTGACAGCATCCAGATGAAGCTGAGTTTTTAGTCAATAATCTATTACTGACTTGTGGTTGGACTTACTTTGGCATGGTGATTGAAGTTAATCTCAAATTTCGACAATGCCGTCCACCTCAGTTTAGATTTGGCCGGGTCGGACTCTGCAATAGGATCCATCAAAAACTTATTCAGAGCCGAGTTCAAAGATGATTGATAAGACACAAAGACCGAAATGGTCGTCATAAGTTTCGCATAAATCTTTCATGTTTATAAGCTTTCAACAATATTTGGTAATGATCAACACGTACGTTGAGTAATTTTGAAGTCGTCAACATGCATTGCTTCAAGCATGTATCCAAAAAGTCCACATGGTCCCTCAGCAGTTGGTCAACTGTTTGTACCTTGGCCAGCTTTTCCTCCAGCGCTTTCCAGTTAGGTTCTAATACCTCACCAGTCGCAAATGCTAGCACCTGCCGCACAAATGCCAGCATCCTGGTCCTTAGCGAGAAGATTCGtgccttccatctctcaatATCTTCATTGCCCGAGTTATCTCTCCAAGATGGACTCTTGTGCTCAAGCCACATGGCCGAAAGTGCAGATTCgagatggtgaagatgaaggaggaaacGGAAGATGAGTTGATAGCGAGCAATCGTTTTCcgagagatgatgagagagaggggaaaTTTTACAGAGTAATCGAACGCAAGGGCATCGATCGCTGTAGGAATCAGCGACAGTCTAGATTAAGGGAAAGAAATTATACCTATCAGGggtctctctttctcccttttgctaccttcctcttcatgCATGTCACCCAGCGCAAAATCTAgttcgccttcttctgtcaAGCTTCCGGTTTTGCTCACAATCTTCAACAGCCAATCATACAATCCTTGAGATTGCATCAGGACCTTGAGATCATCCTTATAGGGGTCATTTGAGCTCGAACTCGAAGGGTTGCGAACAGCGAGGTCTAGAAGAGATTGTAGCTTGACAATGGAAGCGCTTTTTGCAGGCTTGCGTAGTTCAGAGGCAGCAAGATCGAGGAAATTGGTGAGGAAATCAGACtggttgaggaagaaaaaatgtTTCATTGAACTAAATACAATGTAAGACCGTTCCTATGTTGTTTGCCGATTTGACTCACCGAAGATGGGGAATAAgttcttgctcttccaccatcaacTTTAAAAGAGTCTTGTTGGCATATATATAAGCATCTTCTATCCGTTTATAAAAACTGTGCTCTGTCAGCTCTAACCTACATAGGTGATGGCCAATAAACCTACTTCGGATCGTTCATAGTCaccatttctttttcatcgACCTCCCCAGGTTTCTTGACCTCTATTCCGCATTCTCTTATTACATTTAAATATTTACCGGCTAGCAGGATCTTGTGTTTCCATGGTTGTAAGAACTGAGGAATGCAAGCGCCGCCGGGAAGACGATTTGTTCCTTGGCGCGGAGGCGGTACACCTGCCGAAATCGACGGTGTACTGTTACGAGCTGACACTTTGCTCGATCCCGGGATTGCTCCATCACGTAGCTAAAGCTACGTATCAGTTCCTTGTTACTTTGGCATTCGTCATCGTGGTGTCCTTACAGTATATCTTCGCTCCCAATATTCGTCTGTATAATCACTTTCTAAAACGCCTTTTGTAATATGTCCGCTCTCCTTGACCATGAATTCATCGAAGGGATCCGACAGGTGGCCAGTCGCAATCCACTGTATAAGCATTTTGCAGTATGGCTGCGAAGCGTGCAGTAAGAGAGACGAATGCAAAGTGGAAGCCGTAGGGTCTCCGCTCATATTTGCTTCTCTTTCACATATGATACCGAGCACCTCGCCTCCCAAAACGTCACCTCCATCACCAATCAACCCTTCTTGAGCTTTGAGATTCTTCATCAGCCCTTTCAGACCTGCGCCCCCCAGGCCCAATTCCTCTGCCATGCCGCCCaaaccatcatcatcatcatctgacAAATCATCAGTCCCTTGCCCAGCCTGGTCGGCTTCGAGCGCATGGCATAGAGATGCAAGCAGGGACATGGTATGCAAAGTaggatgaaggtggaggtAAAGTGTTTGAAGGGTAAACGTcggggaagagaggaagagagattcCAACTGGGCTGTCAGCGCTCGAAATTCCTAGGTGTCATAGTCAGTAAAATCACACAATTTGAAGAAATACATACTTTGAGCATAGCTCTTATTCCGCTGCACAATGCATGGCTAACCATGCCGTATTCCGGTGCCGTCCTTCACGATTCCAATCAGTAAGAaagcctcttccttctgagAAGACTGACCGTAATTCCATTGACGCTTCAACAGCTGTAAAGAAAGACGCCAGAGGTAGGAGCCGTTTTACCAAAGATAGTAGTGAGGAGTCTATGCAGCTCCATTAGGATCTCATTAATGACACATATGAAGTGAAATAACCTAGCAACGGGTTAACTCTCCATTTTGCTCCCTTTATGCGCtgttcttcatcaaaaGGGTCGTATCCTTCATCGTATCGTATCAACACCCCTTCCACGCCCTAAACGGGCTCATCAATCATTCGAAGGGCACATTGCTGGCTTCAAGGCTTACCTGAAGGACGAATAACAAATCCTCACAAATCCAAGCTTCTTGGACCTCAAGGGGTACTTCATCCAGTAGCCGTTTCTCCGCGCTCAATTCAGTTACAAGCGTTGGATGTTCGACAAGAGGTTCACTTTTCGCGGGCTCTTTTATCTTTTCTCTACCCCTGTGATCTGAGTCTGGTAGGATATCCCTCGACCCAGACATCGCGCGAAGGAATGACGACGGGTTGTATTCCCTTTGA
The nucleotide sequence above comes from Cryptococcus neoformans var. grubii H99 chromosome 1, complete sequence. Encoded proteins:
- a CDS encoding gamma-tubulin complex component 2, with amino-acid sequence MSSSRPATSSTVPFTPKPRKRTSSSRFTFTDKELNQFAGTLASVRKIRPGAILEELEQSGEGSGILHRHESYLHRGNPEDQKRPASARAMENERDRSHFRTRPSSSASIAQREYNPSSFLRAMSGSRDILPDSDHRGREKIKEPAKSEPLVEHPTLVTELSAEKRLLDEVPLEVQEAWICEDLLFVLQGVEGVLIRYDEGYDPFDEEQRIKGAKWRVNPLLDSSLLSLVKRLLPLASFFTAVEASMELRTAPEYGMVSHALCSGIRAMLKEFRALTAQLESLFLSSPTFTLQTLYLHLHPTLHTMSLLASLCHALEADQAGQGTDDLSDDDDDGLGGMAEELGLGGAGLKGLMKNLKAQEGLIGDGGDVLGGEVLGIICEREANMSGDPTASTLHSSLLLHASQPYCKMLIQWIATGHLSDPFDEFMVKESGHITKGVLESDYTDEYWERRYTLRDGAIPGSSKVSARNSTPSISAGVPPPRQGTNRLPGGACIPQFLQPWKHKILLAGKYLNVIRECGIEVKKPGEVDEKEMVTMNDPNFYKRIEDAYIYANKTLLKLMVEEQELIPHLRSMKHFFFLNQSDFLTNFLDLAASELRKPAKSASIVKLQSLLDLAVRNPSSSSSNDPYKDDLKVLMQSQGLYDWLLKIVSKTGSLTEEGELDFALGDMHEEEGSKREKERPLIAIDALAFDYSVKFPLSLIISRKTIARYQLIFRFLLHLHHLESALSAMWLEHKSPSWRDNSGNEDIERWKARIFSLRTRMLAFVRQVLAFATGEVLEPNWKALEEKLAKVQTVDQLLRDHVDFLDTCLKQCMLTTSKLLNIYAKLMTTISVFVSYQSSLNSALNKFLMDPIAESDPAKSKLRWTALSKFEINFNHHAKLHLDAVTYNAGSENVALLALVTRLHQITLRI